In Streptomyces sp. SN-593, a single genomic region encodes these proteins:
- a CDS encoding SDR family NAD(P)-dependent oxidoreductase, with the protein MDHQLKDKTAVVTGASAGIGRAIATLLAAEGVRLALVARRQESLDLLADELAGRGAARPVTIAQDVTAQDAAERVAQQARLGLGDVDILVNSAGGHRSPREGATEEHWDLAMRLNFTQQRRLAAQLVPDMAARGWGRVVNITGKSEPPRMSPEFSAKAAVHAWSKGLSRDVGPHGVTVNCIAPGRILTEQMSRNYTERQRTEHAREIPLGRYGRPEELAALAVFLCSPLASYVTGTVIACDGGLRRYQL; encoded by the coding sequence ATGGACCACCAGCTCAAGGACAAGACCGCGGTCGTCACCGGGGCGAGCGCCGGCATCGGGCGCGCCATCGCCACGCTCCTGGCCGCCGAGGGGGTGCGGCTGGCACTCGTCGCCCGCCGCCAGGAGTCCCTCGACCTGCTCGCCGACGAACTCGCCGGGCGCGGCGCCGCCCGCCCGGTGACCATCGCGCAGGACGTTACGGCACAGGACGCCGCCGAGCGCGTCGCGCAGCAGGCCCGCCTGGGCCTGGGCGACGTCGACATCCTGGTGAACAGCGCGGGCGGGCACCGGTCGCCCCGCGAGGGCGCCACGGAAGAGCACTGGGACCTCGCGATGCGGCTCAACTTCACCCAGCAGCGCCGACTCGCCGCGCAACTGGTGCCGGACATGGCCGCCCGCGGCTGGGGCCGTGTCGTCAACATCACCGGCAAGTCCGAACCGCCCCGCATGAGCCCGGAGTTCTCCGCGAAGGCCGCGGTGCACGCCTGGTCCAAGGGGCTGTCCCGCGACGTCGGCCCGCACGGCGTCACCGTGAACTGCATCGCGCCCGGCCGCATCCTCACCGAGCAGATGTCCCGCAACTACACCGAGCGGCAGCGCACCGAACACGCGCGGGAGATCCCGCTCGGGCGCTACGGCCGCCCCGAGGAACTGGCGGCGCTGGCGGTCTTCCTGTGCTCGCCGCTCGCCTCCTACGTCACCGGCACGGTGATCGCCTGCGACGGCGGTCTGCGCCGGTACCAGCTCTGA
- a CDS encoding ABC transporter ATP-binding protein: MKPQHLQPATAAAPAGPAILDVDGLIAEHGTNRVVNGVSFRIQEGEFVTLLGPSGCGKTTTLRCVAGLHRAAGGSISIDGRLVADGRTHVRPEHRSLNMVFQSYALWPHMTVFQNIAYGLRAQKVPKPEIVHRVEEVLELVGLGGYGSRSASQLSGGQQQRVVLARGLATRPRLLLLDEPLSNLDSELRARMRTEIHTLQRTLGLTTLYVTHDRAEALALSDRVIVLRDGVVQQVGPPGTLYDEPVNRFVAEALGPVNVLRAVVTETGGSPTAQLTGVEGAPRVPIAVGTHDAAPGQEIDVLVRPEALRLAPAGLPGTDEFPATVSVVEFLGNRTEVTCTAGGSEVRIDLDGRLTGVERGDMVNVALREDRGAGAPHWQPVG, encoded by the coding sequence ATGAAGCCTCAGCACCTTCAACCGGCGACCGCGGCGGCGCCGGCGGGCCCGGCGATCCTCGACGTCGACGGCCTCATCGCCGAGCACGGCACCAACCGCGTCGTCAACGGGGTGTCCTTCCGCATCCAGGAAGGGGAGTTCGTCACCCTGCTCGGTCCCAGCGGCTGCGGGAAGACCACGACGCTGCGCTGCGTGGCGGGCCTGCACCGGGCGGCCGGCGGATCGATTTCGATCGACGGCCGACTGGTCGCCGACGGGCGCACCCACGTCCGCCCGGAGCACCGCTCCCTCAACATGGTCTTCCAGTCCTACGCGCTGTGGCCGCACATGACGGTGTTCCAGAACATCGCCTACGGCCTGCGCGCCCAGAAGGTCCCCAAGCCGGAGATCGTCCACCGCGTCGAGGAGGTGCTGGAGCTCGTCGGCCTCGGCGGCTACGGCAGCCGGTCGGCCAGCCAGCTCAGCGGCGGGCAGCAGCAGCGCGTGGTGCTCGCCCGCGGACTCGCCACCCGCCCGCGGCTGCTCCTGCTCGACGAGCCGCTGAGCAACCTGGACTCCGAACTGCGGGCCCGGATGCGCACCGAGATCCACACCCTCCAGCGCACCCTCGGCCTGACCACCCTGTACGTCACGCACGACCGCGCCGAGGCGCTCGCCCTGTCCGACCGGGTCATCGTGCTGCGGGACGGCGTGGTGCAGCAGGTCGGACCGCCCGGCACCCTCTACGACGAGCCCGTCAACCGCTTCGTCGCCGAGGCGCTCGGCCCGGTCAACGTGCTGCGCGCGGTGGTCACCGAGACCGGCGGATCGCCGACGGCCCAACTCACCGGTGTCGAGGGCGCCCCCCGGGTGCCGATCGCGGTCGGCACCCACGACGCGGCACCCGGGCAGGAGATCGACGTCCTCGTCCGCCCGGAGGCGCTGCGCCTGGCGCCGGCCGGACTGCCCGGCACCGACGAGTTCCCCGCGACCGTCAGCGTCGTGGAGTTCCTCGGCAACCGCACCGAGGTGACCTGCACGGCGGGCGGCAGCGAGGTCCGGATCGACCTCGACGGCCGGCTGACCGGCGTCGAACGCGGCGACATGGTGAACGTCGCGCTGCGCGAGGACCGCGGCGCCGGCGCCCCGCACTGGCAGCCGGTCGGCTGA
- a CDS encoding ABC transporter permease, whose product MSAVGDLTGAPAPAPAAPRDSGAPPAAPAASRSGLALLPLTWAALAVLVLGPVLYVVVASVLSQPTDLGSGFDFSAAREVFTTAHMLRLLGETIVFALVVAALTTVIGTALAWSTTRLQMRGSRVREVLCIGSLFVAPFVTAVAWIWLATPQTGVLNRYLHDAHVPGWLQPDVLSVGGMVFVLVTHFVPYSYFFVSAAMRGMDPTLEEASLVNGRNLLSTTLRISLPMIRPAILSSALFVAILSMGEFTVPSILGQGGAFQPLSVEVYKALYGDVQDIPLGASISAELLITCLVGLYLYQRTVRSSGRYVSVGGRGHRDGRIRVRRGTAAVVWVLTAGYGLVAFVIPFAALVLMSLSKYLAPSIGDMHLSFANLWNTIDTGEIRTATLHSVILAVVVPVVCIAIGLAVVYLSDRLRMPTSGAMVYIATAPLALPGLVMGMGVLLLFIRTPLYLTLPIIAIGLVSISLTHAVRLISNGFHQIDPTLEEASLVCGASRLRTVWSVLLPLIRPSVFSAFTLIFVLALRELNVAVVLYSPDSNVLSVVAWNYSESALTKAAAVGVLQVVVMFVGMGILRLVLNPDRKKAS is encoded by the coding sequence ATGAGCGCCGTCGGCGACCTCACCGGCGCCCCGGCACCCGCCCCCGCCGCGCCGCGCGATTCCGGCGCCCCGCCGGCCGCCCCGGCCGCCTCGCGCTCCGGCCTCGCCCTGCTCCCGCTGACCTGGGCGGCGCTGGCGGTGCTCGTGCTGGGGCCGGTGCTCTACGTCGTGGTGGCCTCGGTGCTCAGCCAGCCCACCGACCTCGGCTCGGGGTTCGACTTCTCGGCCGCCCGGGAGGTCTTCACCACCGCCCACATGCTCAGGCTGCTCGGCGAGACGATCGTCTTCGCGCTCGTCGTCGCGGCCCTGACCACGGTGATCGGCACCGCGCTCGCGTGGAGCACCACGCGGCTGCAGATGCGCGGCAGCCGGGTGCGCGAGGTGCTGTGCATCGGGTCGCTGTTCGTCGCGCCGTTCGTGACCGCGGTGGCCTGGATCTGGCTGGCCACCCCGCAGACCGGCGTGCTCAACCGCTACCTGCACGACGCCCACGTCCCCGGCTGGCTCCAGCCGGACGTCCTCTCCGTCGGCGGCATGGTCTTCGTGCTCGTCACGCACTTCGTGCCCTACTCGTACTTCTTCGTCTCCGCGGCGATGCGCGGGATGGACCCCACGCTGGAGGAGGCGTCCCTCGTCAACGGGCGCAACCTGCTGTCCACCACGCTGCGCATCTCGCTGCCGATGATCCGCCCGGCGATCCTGTCCTCGGCGCTGTTCGTCGCGATCCTGTCGATGGGCGAGTTCACGGTGCCGAGCATCCTCGGGCAGGGCGGCGCCTTCCAGCCGCTGTCGGTGGAGGTCTACAAGGCGCTCTACGGCGACGTGCAGGACATCCCGCTGGGCGCCTCGATCAGCGCGGAACTGCTGATCACCTGCCTGGTCGGCCTCTACCTCTACCAGCGCACCGTCCGCAGCAGCGGCCGGTACGTCTCGGTCGGCGGCCGCGGGCACCGCGACGGCCGGATCCGGGTCCGGCGCGGCACCGCGGCCGTGGTGTGGGTGCTGACGGCCGGCTACGGACTGGTGGCGTTCGTGATCCCGTTCGCCGCCCTGGTGCTCATGTCGCTGTCGAAGTACCTCGCCCCGTCCATCGGCGACATGCACCTGTCCTTCGCCAACCTGTGGAACACCATCGACACCGGCGAGATCCGCACCGCGACGCTCCACTCGGTGATCCTCGCCGTGGTGGTGCCGGTGGTCTGCATCGCCATCGGCCTGGCCGTCGTCTACCTGTCCGACCGGCTGCGCATGCCGACCAGCGGCGCGATGGTCTACATCGCCACGGCGCCGCTCGCGCTGCCCGGCCTGGTCATGGGCATGGGCGTGCTGCTGCTGTTCATCCGCACCCCGCTCTACCTGACCCTGCCGATCATCGCCATCGGGCTCGTGTCGATCTCGCTGACCCACGCGGTGCGGCTGATCTCCAACGGCTTCCACCAGATCGACCCGACCCTGGAGGAGGCGTCGCTGGTGTGCGGTGCCTCCCGGCTGCGGACGGTGTGGTCGGTGCTGCTGCCGCTGATCCGGCCGTCGGTCTTCTCGGCGTTCACCCTGATCTTCGTGCTGGCGCTGCGCGAACTGAACGTCGCGGTGGTCCTCTACTCGCCCGACTCCAACGTGCTGTCGGTCGTCGCCTGGAACTACTCCGAGAGCGCGCTGACCAAGGCCGCGGCCGTCGGCGTGCTCCAGGTCGTCGTCATGTTCGTCGGGATGGGCATCCTCCGGCTCGTCCTCAACCCCGACAGGAAGAAAGCGTCATGA
- a CDS encoding extracellular solute-binding protein codes for MTTLWRRRALAAVAVGVCSAVLAACGGPNLSPASKKAAKLTSTSDLAALVKTARSEGTLTVYTAIQADQMKGWTAAFTKKYGVKVKILRLSSATLGTTFQTQQQAGRNKADVLETSNLSQLEGFRRQKWIAHYTPQAADLYPGDRVVPGYLYPLYQSNGGVAWNTKTTPAAVQRELAADPWNALLDPALKGKIMLISPSNGGSGMAYYANLVYNLGSQYGWSYLEKLAKQKPAITDSIASISQQVSAGTYYATDFGEESIFGPLAAEGAPVRFSSLSRMNATQFMQAIPSSAPHPAAARLWSEWTATLAGQQAMTKSTGGESSAKGWTDNTSYADEPWYRPVAQPWLEWRTDPRLQDDKLQTFLKKWNSVFGVQS; via the coding sequence GTGACAACACTCTGGAGACGACGTGCCCTCGCGGCGGTCGCGGTGGGGGTCTGCTCGGCCGTCCTCGCCGCGTGCGGCGGACCGAACCTGTCCCCGGCGTCCAAGAAGGCCGCCAAGCTCACGTCCACGTCCGACCTGGCGGCGCTGGTGAAGACGGCGCGCTCGGAGGGGACGCTGACCGTCTACACCGCCATCCAGGCCGACCAGATGAAGGGCTGGACGGCCGCGTTCACGAAGAAGTACGGCGTCAAGGTGAAGATCCTCCGGCTGTCGAGCGCGACGCTGGGCACCACGTTCCAGACCCAGCAGCAGGCCGGCCGCAACAAGGCGGACGTGCTGGAGACCAGCAACCTCTCCCAGTTGGAGGGCTTCCGCCGGCAGAAGTGGATCGCCCACTACACCCCGCAGGCCGCGGACCTGTATCCGGGCGACCGGGTGGTGCCCGGCTACCTCTACCCGCTCTACCAGTCCAACGGCGGCGTCGCGTGGAACACCAAGACCACGCCGGCCGCGGTCCAGCGCGAACTCGCCGCCGACCCGTGGAACGCGCTGCTCGACCCGGCGCTCAAGGGGAAGATCATGCTGATCTCGCCGTCCAACGGCGGCTCCGGCATGGCGTACTACGCCAACCTCGTCTACAACCTCGGCTCGCAGTACGGCTGGTCGTACCTGGAGAAGCTCGCCAAGCAGAAGCCGGCCATCACCGACAGCATCGCCTCCATCTCCCAGCAGGTCTCGGCCGGCACCTACTACGCCACGGACTTCGGTGAGGAGTCGATCTTCGGACCGCTGGCGGCCGAGGGCGCGCCGGTGCGCTTCTCCTCGCTGTCGCGGATGAACGCCACCCAGTTCATGCAGGCCATCCCCAGCTCCGCCCCGCACCCGGCCGCGGCCCGGCTGTGGAGCGAGTGGACCGCCACGCTCGCCGGCCAGCAGGCGATGACGAAGTCCACCGGCGGCGAGTCGTCGGCCAAGGGCTGGACGGACAACACCAGTTACGCCGACGAGCCCTGGTACCGGCCGGTGGCGCAGCCGTGGCTGGAGTGGCGCACCGACCCGCGGCTCCAGGACGACAAGCTCCAGACCTTCCTGAAAAAGTGGAACTCCGTCTTCGGGGTGCAGTCATGA
- a CDS encoding CapA family protein, with amino-acid sequence MSRSKKWSVALAGECMVTRPFAMHDEPEFLSVLEKLRSSDVTYAHVETNFGHFGEVDAPSRGDQIGSYFLTDPQVAHDLRWAGVDIASLANNHSFDFGAKGLLSTIRHCDAAQIAHAGTGQDLEEAREPGYLETRNGRVALVSTSSGNKSHEWASLPKATLPGRPGVNSLRPITRFVVDEDAAAKLRDIGGKLGILRETGMNVEGSSGLLMKAGEGEFSLAMPSDQSTTGSNIFKVADRFDVTTSSDRRDLAGNLRAVEEARIMADLVLVAHHCSISEGGRGDRPPTFMRDFAHAAIDAGADIFVGHGWHKTLGIEIYRGKPIFYGVGNFFAQSEFVRRVPFDAYESWNHDTDRLPTLTPAAHPLHPGLTAGNRTWWSSAVINLVLEDGQVREIELHPVELGREVSKEAPLRRSVGGGDRPLTDGRPLTATGEDAEQILQRYQRLSADFGTTVVIEDGIGRIKI; translated from the coding sequence ATGTCACGCAGCAAGAAGTGGTCCGTCGCGCTCGCCGGAGAGTGCATGGTGACCCGCCCGTTCGCCATGCACGACGAGCCCGAGTTCCTCTCCGTCCTGGAGAAGCTCCGGTCCAGCGACGTCACCTACGCCCACGTCGAGACCAACTTCGGCCACTTCGGTGAAGTGGACGCCCCCTCGCGCGGCGACCAGATCGGCAGCTACTTCCTCACCGACCCGCAGGTCGCCCACGACCTGCGCTGGGCGGGCGTGGACATCGCGTCGCTGGCCAACAACCACAGCTTCGACTTCGGGGCCAAGGGCCTGCTGTCCACGATCCGCCACTGCGACGCGGCGCAGATCGCGCACGCCGGCACCGGCCAGGACCTGGAGGAGGCGCGCGAGCCGGGCTACCTGGAGACCCGCAACGGCCGCGTCGCGCTGGTGTCGACCAGCTCGGGCAACAAGTCGCACGAGTGGGCGAGCCTGCCCAAGGCCACCCTCCCGGGCCGCCCCGGGGTGAACTCGCTGCGGCCGATCACCCGCTTCGTGGTGGACGAGGACGCCGCGGCCAAGCTGCGCGACATCGGCGGCAAACTCGGCATCCTGCGCGAGACCGGCATGAACGTCGAGGGGAGCAGCGGCCTGCTCATGAAGGCCGGCGAGGGCGAGTTCAGCCTCGCCATGCCGAGCGACCAGTCCACCACGGGCTCCAACATCTTCAAGGTCGCCGACCGCTTCGACGTCACCACCAGCAGCGACCGGCGGGACCTCGCCGGCAACCTCCGGGCGGTCGAGGAGGCCCGGATCATGGCCGACCTGGTGCTGGTGGCGCACCACTGCAGCATCTCCGAGGGCGGGCGCGGCGACCGGCCGCCGACCTTCATGCGGGACTTCGCCCACGCGGCCATCGACGCCGGGGCGGACATCTTCGTCGGCCACGGGTGGCACAAGACGCTGGGCATAGAGATCTACCGGGGCAAGCCGATCTTCTACGGCGTCGGCAACTTCTTCGCGCAGTCCGAGTTCGTCCGCCGCGTGCCCTTCGACGCGTACGAGTCGTGGAACCACGACACGGACCGGCTGCCCACGCTCACCCCGGCCGCGCACCCGCTGCACCCGGGCCTCACCGCGGGGAACCGGACCTGGTGGAGCTCGGCGGTGATCAACCTCGTCCTGGAGGACGGGCAGGTGCGCGAGATCGAGCTGCACCCCGTGGAGCTCGGCCGGGAGGTCAGCAAGGAGGCGCCGCTGCGCCGCTCCGTGGGCGGCGGCGACCGCCCGCTGACCGACGGGCGCCCGCTCACCGCCACCGGCGAGGACGCCGAGCAGATCCTCCAGCGGTACCAGCGGCTGTCCGCGGACTTCGGCACCACCGTCGTGATCGAGGACGGTATCGGGCGGATCAAGATCTGA
- a CDS encoding LysR family transcriptional regulator, which translates to MAERQNPHRQQMLRGLSFDQLFAVRTIASAGSFREASKILCLTQPAISQRVQHIEHILGSPIFDRHSGVGVSLTDVGRTFLDFCDRSLLDLDRLCSDMAQNEEPESESTLSITAPSDSIQYFIIRLLPVLRARFPHRQVRVTQSGSRGESMQMMRSGAADVAFYRVPLDPALSVVAIMDEKLHLVAAPGHEILRVPAEQRAAALGAYSFATYIPSMRSRHLVERWSLKIGARLRVDIESQGLDVMKQAAVSGSALTVLPSTSIGEELKDGRLVVVDVDGMPLVRATAIAVRPGDERRAAIQEFIDLLVRISRASTDPSMPGFRWASDAKVGGGAAPPAAAAV; encoded by the coding sequence ATGGCCGAGCGGCAGAACCCGCACCGCCAGCAGATGCTCCGCGGCCTCAGCTTCGACCAGTTGTTCGCCGTCCGGACGATCGCGAGCGCCGGGTCCTTCCGCGAGGCCAGCAAGATCCTCTGCCTGACCCAGCCGGCGATCTCCCAGCGCGTCCAGCACATCGAGCACATCCTGGGGTCGCCGATCTTCGACCGGCACTCCGGGGTCGGGGTGAGCCTCACCGACGTCGGCCGCACCTTCCTCGACTTCTGCGACCGCTCGCTGCTGGACCTGGACCGGCTCTGCTCCGACATGGCGCAGAACGAGGAGCCGGAGAGCGAGTCCACGCTGAGCATCACCGCCCCGTCCGACAGCATCCAGTACTTCATCATCCGGCTGCTGCCGGTGCTGCGCGCCCGCTTCCCCCACCGGCAGGTGCGGGTCACCCAGTCGGGGTCGCGCGGCGAGAGCATGCAGATGATGCGCAGCGGGGCGGCCGACGTGGCCTTCTACCGGGTGCCGCTGGACCCGGCGCTGTCGGTCGTCGCGATCATGGACGAGAAGCTGCACCTGGTGGCCGCCCCCGGCCACGAGATCCTGCGCGTCCCCGCCGAACAGCGGGCCGCGGCGCTGGGCGCCTACTCGTTCGCCACCTACATCCCGTCCATGCGCTCGCGTCACCTCGTGGAGCGGTGGTCGCTCAAGATCGGCGCCAGGCTGCGGGTGGACATCGAGTCCCAGGGTCTGGACGTGATGAAGCAGGCGGCCGTGAGCGGTTCCGCGCTCACGGTGCTGCCGAGCACGTCCATCGGCGAGGAGCTGAAGGACGGCCGCCTGGTGGTGGTCGACGTCGACGGCATGCCGCTGGTGCGGGCCACCGCCATCGCGGTCCGCCCCGGTGACGAACGGCGCGCGGCCATCCAGGAGTTCATCGACCTGCTGGTCCGCATCAGCCGGGCCTCGACCGACCCGTCCATGCCCGGCTTCCGCTGGGCGAGCGACGCGAAGGTCGGCGGGGGTGCCGCGCCGCCGGCGGCCGCGGCGGTGTGA
- a CDS encoding SMP-30/gluconolactonase/LRE family protein, protein MEFITRRRFLSTAGAVAAGAAGAAALAGCGSDAKPKAAATARTATTAATKDPEPTLTVAAKSPWMANQVALTSTNTLFLGLPRFPGHETTPSVARREPDGTVAAFPGNSWNAWKAGDDGRNSFVYVNSVHVFADDTVWCVDQGGLRADSAPKELSTPKPGAQKIVQFDPRSGKALRVLRFGDDILPTGAQLNDLRIHGTTLYATDSGLGALIVHDLATGRTARRLSGYPQMLGVAAPAATTAPGKTQSRHKTPKSDMIELTGDGAWLYWAAPTGPFYRVATDLLRDATVSDAHLAAHVQHVADIPLSGGCAIDTLGNLYLSDIDNKRIVLLTPSGRRTVLAANPGLVSPDGSFIGADRRLYVPAPQTERTELFGNPKDLTVKPFLVYSLPLPAEFDGVKLGDAVTGQG, encoded by the coding sequence ATGGAGTTCATCACGCGTCGCCGGTTCCTCTCCACCGCGGGCGCCGTGGCCGCGGGCGCGGCCGGTGCGGCCGCACTCGCCGGCTGCGGGTCCGACGCGAAGCCGAAGGCGGCCGCGACGGCCAGGACGGCCACCACGGCCGCCACCAAGGACCCCGAACCGACGCTGACGGTCGCCGCGAAATCGCCCTGGATGGCCAACCAGGTGGCGCTGACCAGCACGAACACCCTCTTCCTCGGCCTTCCGCGCTTCCCCGGCCACGAGACGACCCCCTCGGTCGCACGGCGGGAGCCGGACGGGACCGTGGCGGCCTTCCCGGGCAACTCCTGGAACGCGTGGAAGGCCGGGGACGACGGGCGGAACAGCTTCGTCTACGTCAACTCCGTGCACGTCTTCGCCGACGACACGGTGTGGTGCGTCGACCAGGGCGGGCTGCGCGCGGACTCGGCGCCGAAGGAGCTGTCCACCCCGAAGCCCGGGGCGCAGAAGATCGTCCAGTTCGACCCGCGGAGCGGAAAGGCGCTGCGGGTGCTGCGGTTCGGCGACGACATCCTTCCGACCGGAGCGCAGCTCAACGACCTGCGCATCCACGGCACCACCCTGTACGCGACGGACTCCGGGCTCGGCGCCCTCATCGTGCACGACCTGGCGACCGGAAGGACCGCGCGCCGCCTCTCCGGGTACCCGCAGATGCTGGGCGTGGCGGCGCCGGCCGCGACCACCGCGCCGGGGAAGACGCAGAGCAGGCACAAGACGCCCAAGAGCGACATGATCGAGCTCACCGGAGACGGCGCGTGGCTGTACTGGGCGGCGCCCACCGGGCCGTTCTACCGCGTCGCGACCGATCTCCTGCGCGACGCGACCGTCTCCGACGCGCACCTGGCCGCGCACGTCCAGCACGTGGCGGACATACCGCTGTCCGGCGGCTGCGCGATCGACACGCTCGGCAACCTCTACCTGTCGGACATCGACAACAAGCGGATCGTGCTCCTGACGCCGTCGGGCCGCAGGACCGTCCTGGCCGCGAACCCCGGGCTGGTGAGCCCCGACGGGTCGTTCATCGGGGCCGACCGCCGGCTGTACGTCCCCGCGCCGCAGACCGAGCGGACCGAGCTGTTCGGCAACCCGAAGGACCTGACGGTGAAGCCGTTCCTCGTCTACTCCCTGCCGCTGCCGGCGGAGTTCGACGGGGTGAAGCTGGGGGACGCCGTGACCGGTCAGGGGTGA
- a CDS encoding SDR family oxidoreductase: MPTPTTWFITGTSSGFGRLLTELLLARGDRVAATLRWPEALDDLRAEHGDRLWVTRLDVTDTARVHRVVADAFTALGTIDVIVNNAGYGVFASVEEAADEQIRRVIDTNLLGSIHVIRAALPYLRAQGHGRILQVSTAGGQATYPNFGYYHASKWGIEGFCETVAREIAPFGIGLTIVEPGATPTGFGGSLDTAPTMPEYDGTPAGDVRRAIADGSFGLPNDPRKIAAAMVDLVDSGAAPLRLPLGPDTFDDVRAALTARLAEHESHREVARSVAHDDRV, translated from the coding sequence ATGCCCACACCCACCACCTGGTTCATCACCGGCACCTCCTCCGGCTTCGGGCGCCTGCTCACCGAACTCCTGCTGGCCCGCGGCGACCGGGTCGCCGCGACGCTGCGCTGGCCCGAGGCGCTGGACGACCTGCGCGCCGAGCACGGCGACCGTCTGTGGGTCACGCGGCTGGACGTCACCGACACCGCGCGGGTGCACCGGGTCGTGGCCGACGCCTTCACGGCGCTCGGCACGATCGACGTGATCGTGAACAACGCCGGCTACGGCGTCTTCGCCTCCGTCGAGGAAGCCGCCGACGAGCAGATCCGGCGGGTGATCGACACCAACCTGCTCGGCTCGATCCACGTCATCCGCGCGGCGCTGCCGTACCTGCGCGCGCAGGGGCACGGCCGGATCCTCCAGGTCTCGACCGCCGGCGGCCAGGCCACCTACCCCAACTTCGGCTACTACCACGCCTCGAAGTGGGGCATCGAGGGCTTCTGCGAGACCGTCGCCCGCGAGATCGCCCCGTTCGGCATCGGCCTGACCATCGTGGAGCCCGGGGCGACACCGACCGGCTTCGGCGGCTCGCTCGACACCGCGCCGACCATGCCGGAGTACGACGGCACCCCGGCCGGCGACGTGCGCCGCGCGATCGCCGACGGCTCCTTCGGCCTGCCCAACGACCCGCGCAAGATCGCCGCGGCGATGGTCGACCTCGTGGACTCGGGCGCGGCGCCGCTGCGGCTGCCGCTCGGCCCCGACACCTTCGACGACGTCCGCGCGGCGCTGACCGCGCGCCTGGCCGAGCACGAGTCCCATCGCGAGGTGGCGCGCTCCGTGGCGCACGACGACCGCGTCTGA
- a CDS encoding MerR family transcriptional regulator, with translation MTTAESTFTIGEVSELTGLTTYTLRFYEQEGLFFAPVRRNAAGRRTFTQDEVEWLKVCTKLRSSGMPLPDIQRYAQLAREGAGNEAERFEILRRHEARVQQQVADLQAALGVIHHKVELYARHLAAGTADTLWRDGPECEPVPDPG, from the coding sequence ATGACCACCGCGGAGAGCACGTTCACCATCGGCGAGGTCAGCGAGCTGACCGGCCTGACCACGTACACCCTGCGCTTCTACGAGCAGGAGGGGCTGTTCTTCGCGCCCGTGCGGCGCAACGCGGCCGGGCGCCGGACCTTCACCCAGGACGAGGTGGAGTGGCTGAAGGTGTGCACGAAGCTGCGCTCGTCCGGCATGCCCCTGCCCGACATCCAGCGGTACGCCCAGCTCGCCCGCGAGGGGGCGGGGAACGAGGCCGAGCGGTTCGAGATCCTGCGCCGCCACGAGGCGCGGGTGCAGCAGCAGGTCGCCGACCTTCAGGCGGCCCTCGGCGTGATCCACCACAAGGTCGAGCTGTACGCACGCCACCTCGCCGCCGGCACCGCCGACACGCTGTGGCGCGACGGCCCGGAGTGCGAACCGGTCCCCGACCCCGGGTAG